One Ignisphaera sp. DNA window includes the following coding sequences:
- a CDS encoding 2-isopropylmalate synthase, translating into MLIAPTQNSLDYIRKRAENRVVRLLDTTLRDGEQMPGISLTVHQKIEIALALNELGVDSIEAGFPITSEGEFKAVKMIAKEVRGSEVIALARANKQDIDKVIEAEAPAVHTFIATSDLHMRYKLKMTPDQVIERAVSAVEYAKSHGLVVEFSAEDATRSDVQFLAKVFQAVVDAGADRIDIADTVGVAYPSYMAFLVSYIRSNVKGNYILSVHCHDDFGMAVANSVTAIENGADQVHVTMLGVGERAGNAALEEVASALAFLYGYKLRIDFSKINKVAKIVANHFGLVIPPNKAIVGANAFAHESGIHVHGVLSHPLTYEPIDPSAVGAERRIVIGKHSGRHAIEYVIKQMGLEPREDAVKRILDRVKSLADQGVKISWDTVIKLVKEEYGV; encoded by the coding sequence GTGCTTATTGCTCCAACTCAAAACAGTTTAGACTACATCCGAAAAAGAGCTGAAAATAGAGTTGTTAGACTGCTAGACACCACATTGAGAGACGGAGAGCAGATGCCTGGAATTTCTCTGACAGTACATCAAAAAATTGAAATAGCTTTGGCTCTAAATGAGTTGGGTGTGGATTCGATAGAGGCAGGCTTTCCAATTACTAGCGAAGGAGAGTTCAAAGCGGTAAAGATGATAGCTAAAGAAGTTAGAGGCTCTGAGGTTATAGCACTTGCAAGAGCAAATAAGCAGGATATAGATAAGGTCATAGAGGCTGAGGCTCCGGCTGTTCACACATTCATTGCCACCTCTGATCTCCATATGAGATACAAGCTTAAGATGACCCCTGACCAGGTTATCGAGAGAGCTGTTTCAGCTGTTGAATATGCTAAGAGTCATGGACTGGTAGTAGAGTTTAGTGCTGAAGATGCGACCAGGTCCGATGTACAGTTCTTGGCGAAGGTGTTTCAAGCTGTTGTTGATGCTGGAGCGGATAGAATAGACATTGCAGACACAGTTGGCGTTGCGTATCCAAGTTATATGGCGTTTCTAGTATCATACATCAGATCTAATGTCAAGGGAAACTATATACTGAGTGTCCACTGTCATGACGATTTTGGTATGGCTGTTGCAAACAGTGTGACAGCCATTGAAAATGGGGCTGACCAGGTCCACGTCACAATGCTTGGAGTAGGTGAAAGAGCTGGAAATGCTGCATTAGAAGAGGTGGCATCTGCATTAGCATTTCTATATGGCTACAAGCTTAGAATAGACTTCAGTAAAATAAATAAGGTAGCAAAGATCGTGGCTAATCACTTTGGATTGGTTATACCGCCAAACAAAGCCATTGTAGGGGCAAACGCGTTTGCACACGAGTCGGGAATTCATGTTCATGGCGTTTTAAGCCACCCTCTAACATATGAGCCTATAGACCCCTCTGCTGTTGGTGCTGAGAGGAGAATTGTTATAGGCAAGCATAGTGGGAGACATGCGATAGAATATGTCATCAAGCAAATGGGTTTAGAGCCTAGAGAAGATGCTGTCAAAAGGATCTTGGATAGGGTGAAGAGTTTGGCAGACCAAGGAGTTAAAATCTCCTGGGATACAGTGATAAAGCTTGTAAAAGAGGAGTATGGGGTTTAA
- a CDS encoding isocitrate/isopropylmalate dehydrogenase family protein — MFRVAVIEGDGIGPEIIDATFKVLAKLVAKYRLEIEFVKVEAGDNAVRKYGVAVPEESWKTIKGCDAILKGPVGESAGDVVVKIRRGLDLYANIRPSKALPGVKALKPNIDLVIVRENTEDVYVRAEYVLPEDVSIAIRVISRKASQRIARKAFEIAKGRRKKVTVVHKANVLTVTDGLFKSTVYDVGRREFPDIEIDEMYIDAAVMDIVRKPERFDVIVTTNLYGDILSDLAAYVSGSIGLAASANIGDEKAMFEPIHGAAFDIAGKGIANPTAMMLSAAWMLKWLGERSNSRSYVEAGKALEKAIEATLADGKILTPDLGGSATTAEFTEAVISRL; from the coding sequence GTGTTTAGGGTAGCGGTTATAGAGGGAGATGGTATAGGTCCTGAGATAATCGATGCTACTTTCAAGGTCTTGGCAAAACTTGTTGCCAAATACAGACTTGAAATAGAGTTTGTAAAGGTTGAGGCAGGAGATAACGCTGTTAGAAAGTATGGGGTTGCTGTTCCGGAAGAGTCTTGGAAAACAATAAAGGGTTGTGACGCCATTTTAAAGGGTCCTGTAGGAGAGTCTGCAGGCGATGTTGTTGTCAAGATTAGAAGAGGTTTGGATCTCTACGCCAATATAAGACCTTCGAAGGCTCTACCCGGTGTAAAGGCTTTGAAACCAAATATAGATCTTGTTATAGTTAGGGAAAATACAGAAGACGTTTACGTAAGAGCCGAGTATGTATTACCAGAAGATGTCTCTATAGCCATTCGTGTTATAAGTCGAAAAGCCTCTCAGAGAATTGCTAGAAAGGCATTTGAAATAGCCAAGGGTAGGAGAAAGAAAGTTACTGTTGTCCATAAAGCAAATGTTTTAACGGTTACAGATGGCTTGTTCAAGTCAACTGTTTATGACGTTGGAAGAAGGGAGTTTCCGGATATTGAAATAGATGAGATGTATATTGATGCAGCTGTAATGGATATTGTTAGAAAACCTGAGAGATTCGATGTAATTGTAACAACAAATCTATATGGGGATATCCTAAGCGATTTAGCTGCATATGTATCTGGCAGCATCGGCCTTGCAGCATCTGCTAACATAGGAGACGAAAAAGCTATGTTCGAGCCAATACATGGCGCGGCATTCGATATAGCTGGCAAGGGAATCGCAAACCCAACTGCAATGATGTTATCTGCTGCGTGGATGCTTAAATGGCTTGGGGAAAGGAGCAATAGTAGGAGCTATGTAGAGGCTGGAAAGGCCCTCGAAAAAGCAATTGAAGCTACATTAGCTGATGGAAAAATCCTCACACCCGATCTTGGAGGTAGTGCAACAACAGCAGAATTTACAGAAGCTGTTATTTCGAGGCTTTAA
- the hisI gene encoding phosphoribosyl-AMP cyclohydrolase produces MRLSTEEAEKIASRLRFRHEDNTVVAVIQDYKTKEVLSVGFMNKEALIKTLTTGYLHLWSTSRKKLWLKGETSGNLQIVVDVKVDCDEDAVLVLVKPMGPMCHTGNFSCFYRRYNEIL; encoded by the coding sequence GTGAGGCTCAGCACCGAAGAGGCGGAAAAGATAGCTAGCAGGCTGAGGTTTAGACACGAGGACAATACTGTAGTAGCTGTTATACAGGATTACAAAACAAAGGAGGTGTTGTCGGTAGGCTTCATGAATAAAGAGGCTTTGATAAAAACACTTACAACAGGCTATCTCCACCTATGGTCAACCTCTAGAAAAAAGCTTTGGCTGAAAGGGGAGACCAGCGGAAACCTCCAGATTGTTGTTGACGTCAAAGTTGATTGTGATGAAGATGCGGTACTAGTATTGGTGAAGCCGATGGGACCCATGTGCCATACAGGCAATTTTAGTTGTTTCTATAGGAGATACAATGAGATTCTTTGA
- the hisH gene encoding imidazole glycerol phosphate synthase subunit HisH, whose protein sequence is MKALVINYGVGNLYSISNALRRTGFEVFVDVEPRRNVDLIVFPGVGNFKAVSRYIIKYSDVLNDMKKSGMAFLGICIGMQIMFEYSMEGGVPSKGLGWFRGYVDRVPTKLKLPRIGWDKIRFVGNDKCRLFQGVDGKYMYFMHSYMAHTNEVDSICFISEYGDVKIPSMLLKDRVIAVQFHPEKSHLNGAEFLKTVFNWLRT, encoded by the coding sequence ATGAAGGCTCTTGTTATTAATTACGGTGTTGGAAATCTCTATAGCATTTCCAATGCATTGAGGAGAACAGGATTCGAGGTATTTGTGGATGTAGAGCCCAGAAGAAATGTTGATCTAATTGTTTTTCCAGGTGTTGGAAACTTCAAAGCTGTTTCAAGGTATATCATAAAATATTCAGATGTTCTAAACGATATGAAGAAAAGCGGCATGGCATTTCTTGGCATATGCATAGGTATGCAGATAATGTTTGAATATAGCATGGAGGGTGGGGTGCCTAGCAAAGGTCTCGGATGGTTCAGAGGCTATGTAGATAGGGTTCCCACAAAACTAAAGTTGCCTCGTATTGGGTGGGACAAGATCAGGTTTGTTGGAAATGATAAATGTAGATTATTCCAAGGTGTTGACGGTAAATACATGTATTTCATGCATAGCTATATGGCTCACACTAATGAAGTTGATAGCATATGCTTTATAAGTGAGTATGGCGATGTCAAAATCCCGTCAATGCTACTTAAAGATAGGGTAATAGCTGTTCAGTTCCATCCAGAGAAAAGCCATTTAAACGGGGCTGAGTTTCTCAAAACAGTGTTTAACTGGTTGAGAACGTGA
- the hisE gene encoding phosphoribosyl-ATP diphosphatase, translating into MCETFERLYKIVLDRLEKRPVGSYTVELASKGRGYVARKLGEEAVEVVVASLYEDRKRLVEELADLVYHMMVLMAVNNVSLEDVCAELEKRMKK; encoded by the coding sequence ATGTGCGAAACATTTGAAAGGCTATATAAGATTGTGCTAGATAGGTTAGAGAAGAGGCCTGTGGGAAGCTACACAGTCGAGCTTGCATCTAAGGGCAGGGGATATGTGGCTAGAAAACTTGGTGAAGAGGCTGTGGAGGTTGTAGTAGCATCTTTATATGAGGATAGAAAGAGGTTGGTAGAGGAGTTGGCTGACTTGGTCTACCATATGATGGTGCTTATGGCTGTAAACAATGTCTCTCTAGAAGATGTTTGTGCAGAACTTGAGAAGAGGATGAAGAAATGA
- the hisD gene encoding histidinol dehydrogenase yields MTVVHGLPQQNQYSISSVLNYVKQIIDDVRNRGDKALIEYTKRFDGIDIDTVELTPSLRSKCLEELKNDVRRAIDTLYDLLMRFYQEFKPKDFQIQLSGVRMGIIWKPIESIGVYVPGGRKSYPSTLLMAGVPAKVAGVSRIAVASPPNKTGCIDPATIYVSQLIGVENIYRVGGAQIIAALAYGTESVRKVDKIVGPGNIYVQAAKALVRDVVEIDGVEGPTELVVIADESADPKLVAMDMAAQAEHGMDSPVVLLTTSSRVAQAVEELVRDLKGSFYIYVANSIDEAMKIANEFAPEHLSIHVRDADKLLNRIRNAGAVSYNYSPPALIDYIGPNHILPTNKWARVRGALTVYDFLKPVAVLFDDREIDKNVLEAVETLARYEGFELHAKSVVMRHVRNI; encoded by the coding sequence ATGACAGTTGTACACGGTCTCCCACAGCAAAACCAGTACAGTATTAGTAGTGTGCTGAACTACGTTAAACAGATAATTGATGATGTTAGGAACAGAGGTGATAAAGCATTAATAGAATATACGAAGAGGTTTGACGGTATAGATATCGATACTGTAGAGCTTACCCCCAGTCTTAGAAGCAAATGTCTAGAGGAACTTAAAAATGATGTCAGAAGAGCCATAGACACATTATATGATCTCCTCATGCGTTTCTATCAAGAGTTTAAGCCAAAAGATTTCCAAATACAATTAAGCGGGGTTAGAATGGGTATTATATGGAAGCCAATTGAAAGCATTGGTGTATATGTGCCAGGCGGGAGAAAGTCATATCCATCAACGCTTCTGATGGCTGGTGTTCCGGCAAAGGTGGCAGGGGTAAGTAGAATAGCGGTGGCGTCGCCACCAAATAAAACCGGCTGTATAGATCCTGCAACTATATATGTGTCTCAGCTGATAGGTGTAGAGAATATATACAGGGTTGGTGGTGCACAAATAATAGCGGCATTAGCATATGGTACAGAAAGTGTGAGGAAGGTCGATAAAATTGTTGGCCCTGGAAACATATATGTACAAGCCGCAAAAGCTCTTGTTAGAGACGTTGTCGAGATTGATGGTGTTGAGGGGCCAACAGAACTTGTTGTCATTGCCGATGAGTCCGCAGACCCGAAGTTGGTTGCCATGGATATGGCAGCTCAGGCAGAACATGGTATGGATAGTCCAGTTGTTCTATTGACAACCTCGAGTAGGGTTGCCCAAGCTGTTGAGGAGCTGGTCAGAGATCTTAAAGGCAGCTTCTACATATACGTTGCCAACTCAATTGATGAAGCTATGAAAATAGCTAACGAGTTTGCTCCAGAACATCTATCAATCCATGTAAGAGACGCTGACAAGCTTCTAAATAGAATTCGAAATGCCGGGGCAGTCTCATACAACTACTCACCACCAGCCCTAATAGATTATATTGGGCCAAACCACATTCTGCCGACAAATAAATGGGCAAGGGTTAGAGGAGCTCTAACAGTTTACGACTTTCTAAAGCCAGTTGCAGTTCTATTCGATGATAGGGAGATTGATAAGAATGTTTTAGAGGCTGTTGAAACATTAGCTAGATATGAGGGCTTTGAACTGCATGCAAAAAGTGTTGTGATGAGGCATGTGCGAAACATTTGA
- the hisF gene encoding imidazole glycerol phosphate synthase subunit HisF, with protein MIKRIIPCLDVKNGRVVKGVNFVNLRDKGDPVELAARYEEEGADEIVFLDISASLENRATLFRVVRDTASVVSIPLTVGGGIRSLDDISSALSSGADKVSINTAAVENPDLIKVASDEFGSQSIVVAIDAKKIGGRYIVFVKSATVDTGLDAIEWAKTVERLGAGEILLTSIDRDGTRIGYEIELTRRVSEAVSIPVIASGGAGSMEHFYEVLTAGKADAALAAGVFHDGVIRIMDLKRYLYERGVEVRI; from the coding sequence GTGATTAAGAGGATAATTCCATGTCTAGATGTTAAAAATGGTAGAGTTGTTAAAGGAGTTAACTTCGTCAATCTAAGAGATAAGGGCGATCCTGTAGAGCTTGCTGCTAGATATGAGGAGGAGGGTGCAGACGAAATAGTCTTCTTAGATATTTCAGCTTCTCTCGAGAATAGAGCAACGCTGTTTAGAGTTGTTAGAGACACGGCAAGCGTGGTATCCATACCATTGACAGTTGGAGGAGGCATAAGATCGCTTGACGACATTTCAAGTGCTCTCTCAAGCGGTGCCGATAAGGTGAGTATCAATACAGCTGCTGTTGAAAACCCGGATTTGATTAAAGTGGCTAGTGATGAGTTCGGTTCTCAGTCGATTGTTGTAGCAATAGATGCGAAAAAGATTGGGGGCAGATATATAGTTTTTGTGAAGTCAGCTACCGTTGATACTGGTCTAGATGCGATAGAATGGGCTAAGACTGTGGAGAGGCTTGGAGCAGGCGAAATACTCTTAACAAGTATAGACAGGGATGGAACTCGTATCGGCTATGAAATAGAGTTGACTAGGAGGGTTTCAGAAGCCGTCTCAATACCTGTCATAGCTAGTGGTGGGGCTGGGAGCATGGAGCACTTCTACGAGGTTTTAACAGCAGGCAAAGCTGATGCAGCTTTAGCCGCTGGCGTTTTTCACGATGGTGTTATAAGGATTATGGATCTTAAGAGATATCTCTATGAGAGAGGTGTTGAGGTGAGAATATGA
- the hisBd gene encoding imidazoleglycerol-phosphate dehydratase has protein sequence MSRECREYRETRETKIAVEFNLDEPGDIEISTPIPFFNHMLETMFLYMNSRAKVYAEEKKSVDDHHIVEDSAIVIGGALEKCLGDRVGIKRFSHQIVPMDDALVLIAVDISGRGGAFIDLSFSREAIGGLSLENVQHFIDSLAKRAGITIHVVKLRGFNDHHVVEAVFKGLGMALYDSTRIVGSGVRSLKGVLR, from the coding sequence TTGTCTAGAGAGTGTAGAGAGTATAGAGAAACCAGAGAGACTAAAATAGCTGTTGAGTTTAATCTAGATGAACCAGGAGATATTGAGATTTCAACACCTATACCATTCTTCAACCATATGCTTGAAACAATGTTCCTCTACATGAACTCTAGAGCAAAGGTTTATGCCGAGGAAAAGAAGAGTGTTGACGATCATCACATTGTAGAGGACTCTGCAATTGTAATTGGGGGTGCGCTAGAAAAGTGCTTAGGTGATAGAGTGGGTATAAAGAGGTTTTCCCACCAGATCGTGCCAATGGATGACGCACTAGTTCTTATAGCTGTTGACATCTCTGGTAGGGGTGGGGCATTTATAGATCTAAGCTTCTCGAGAGAGGCTATAGGCGGGCTTTCCCTTGAGAATGTTCAGCACTTTATAGATTCGCTAGCTAAGAGGGCTGGTATAACAATTCATGTTGTCAAGCTAAGGGGTTTCAATGATCATCACGTCGTTGAAGCCGTTTTCAAAGGTCTTGGAATGGCGTTATATGACTCGACAAGAATTGTTGGGTCTGGTGTAAGGAGTTTGAAGGGTGTTTTAAGGTGA
- the hisA gene encoding 1-(5-phosphoribosyl)-5-((5-phosphoribosylamino)methylideneamino)imidazole-4-carboxamide isomerase, whose protein sequence is MIVMPSIDLSGGSAVKRVRGVRGTGLFLGDPLKIATKLYEAGYEYLHVVDLDAAEGAGSNEPIVKGLCGIGFKWIQVGGGVRSVDKASTLLSYGASAVVVSTIFFTARKEFERILEAVGGDKVIIALDYDNSYIVRIGGWSREAMKLGDALNEIRNYDVRGVLFTYIENEGSEKGVDMRLGEFVGYVKGLKEYAGGVSTIHDLQTLKSFGIDYTIVGMALYNGRLWGVKVV, encoded by the coding sequence ATGATAGTCATGCCAAGCATTGATTTGAGTGGTGGTAGTGCTGTTAAAAGAGTTAGAGGTGTTAGGGGAACTGGTCTCTTTCTTGGAGATCCATTAAAAATCGCTACTAAGCTGTATGAAGCGGGCTATGAATATCTGCATGTTGTTGATCTCGATGCAGCAGAAGGTGCGGGCTCTAATGAACCTATTGTAAAGGGGTTATGTGGCATAGGTTTTAAGTGGATTCAGGTTGGAGGTGGTGTAAGGTCTGTAGATAAAGCATCAACTCTTTTGTCGTATGGGGCTTCAGCTGTGGTTGTGTCAACAATTTTCTTTACCGCTAGAAAAGAATTTGAAAGAATACTAGAGGCTGTGGGAGGAGATAAAGTGATTATAGCCTTGGATTATGACAACAGCTATATCGTGAGAATAGGTGGATGGAGTAGAGAGGCTATGAAGCTAGGTGATGCATTGAACGAGATCAGGAATTATGATGTTAGAGGAGTTTTATTTACATACATAGAGAATGAGGGTAGTGAAAAAGGTGTTGATATGAGGCTAGGAGAATTTGTAGGCTATGTGAAGGGGTTAAAGGAATATGCAGGTGGTGTTTCAACGATACACGATCTACAGACTCTGAAGAGTTTTGGCATAGACTATACCATTGTTGGTATGGCCTTGTATAATGGCAGGTTATGGGGTGTGAAAGTTGTCTAG
- the hisG gene encoding ATP phosphoribosyltransferase, which yields MRIAIPNKGRLQQPAIELLNAAGIKLLSADERALIVPTNWKNVEIIMVRPEDIPYIIEGGGASIGITGHDYVVESGVEVDEVLELDFGKAKIVFAVPRSWGVESVEDIVKSGREIRIATKYYNIALRYANSKNLKARIVKISGAAEVMPYLGAADAVIDVMSTGTTLRIHGLEPIDVVLETQAVVIARRDWKSSKDADMIKLVVTLFRGVIEGKNKKMLFMNVPDESLDKVLRVLPAMLAPAVTRLSKGNVWEVITVVNEDEIPEVVSKVLDLGARDIVVVDIEKVIR from the coding sequence ATGAGAATAGCCATTCCAAATAAGGGAAGGCTACAGCAACCTGCAATTGAATTGCTTAATGCCGCAGGAATCAAATTGTTGTCAGCTGATGAAAGGGCGTTGATTGTGCCAACGAATTGGAAGAACGTTGAGATTATAATGGTGAGACCAGAGGACATTCCATACATTATCGAGGGTGGCGGAGCCTCAATAGGTATAACAGGGCATGACTATGTTGTTGAAAGTGGTGTTGAAGTTGATGAGGTTTTAGAGTTAGATTTTGGAAAAGCAAAGATAGTGTTTGCGGTTCCACGGAGCTGGGGTGTGGAGAGTGTGGAGGATATTGTTAAAAGTGGTAGAGAAATTAGAATAGCGACAAAATACTATAACATTGCATTAAGATATGCAAATTCAAAGAATTTGAAAGCTAGGATAGTTAAAATAAGTGGTGCGGCAGAGGTTATGCCATATCTTGGAGCTGCTGATGCTGTTATAGATGTTATGAGTACTGGCACCACATTGAGAATACATGGTTTGGAGCCTATAGATGTTGTTCTAGAGACTCAGGCGGTTGTTATTGCTAGGAGAGACTGGAAGTCAAGTAAAGATGCCGATATGATTAAACTCGTTGTAACATTGTTCAGAGGGGTTATAGAGGGTAAGAACAAGAAGATGCTATTCATGAACGTTCCTGATGAGAGCTTGGACAAGGTTTTGAGGGTCTTGCCTGCAATGCTTGCACCAGCTGTTACGCGGTTGAGCAAGGGTAATGTGTGGGAGGTTATAACTGTTGTTAACGAGGATGAGATTCCAGAGGTTGTGTCAAAGGTGCTAGATCTTGGTGCTAGGGATATAGTGGTAGTAGACATTGAAAAGGTGATTAGATGA
- a CDS encoding aminotransferase class I/II-fold pyridoxal phosphate-dependent enzyme, whose amino-acid sequence MLESQNYRYEEAGEPYRMHLNECLYNPPEHIIKAVMSTLSQCNYYPNLHMFNRFRLLLAEYNKVSIDNVYPFLGADNALRTLFMALADPGDTILSVKPTFSMIEVYARFMGLDMVTVPLQENDDEWTVDMNLLIELAKNAHLVVLVDPNNPTGSAIIKGDRKILEAIALNTKGFVIVDETYYEFSGYSVARYVNEYPNVIVVRSMSKAFCLAGFRLGYIIADKSVIDSVTKVLTPFDIPTPSLAAGIAALENLDYHLKIIEKIKQLRDYLYSELKSMGFKVYRSYANFLLIRDDRRLDSHLKKFGIAIKRIAQDLYRVSIGNEDSVKLFIESLRELA is encoded by the coding sequence GTGCTAGAATCTCAAAACTATAGATATGAGGAGGCTGGAGAGCCTTACAGAATGCATCTAAATGAGTGTTTATATAATCCTCCTGAACACATTATAAAAGCTGTTATGTCTACATTAAGTCAATGTAATTACTATCCAAATTTACACATGTTTAATCGGTTTAGGCTCTTGCTAGCAGAGTACAATAAAGTAAGCATTGACAATGTGTATCCATTTCTAGGTGCCGATAACGCTTTGAGAACGCTTTTCATGGCTCTTGCAGACCCTGGCGACACAATACTTTCTGTTAAGCCCACCTTCAGTATGATAGAGGTTTATGCCAGGTTTATGGGTCTAGACATGGTGACAGTACCTCTGCAGGAAAATGATGATGAATGGACAGTCGACATGAATCTTCTAATTGAACTGGCAAAGAATGCACACCTGGTTGTGCTTGTGGATCCAAACAATCCAACTGGAAGCGCTATTATAAAAGGGGATAGAAAAATCCTAGAGGCTATAGCACTAAACACAAAGGGTTTTGTAATAGTTGATGAGACATACTATGAGTTTAGCGGATATAGTGTAGCTAGATATGTAAACGAGTATCCAAATGTTATTGTTGTGCGAAGCATGAGCAAAGCATTTTGCCTAGCTGGCTTCAGGCTAGGCTATATAATAGCAGACAAGAGTGTTATAGATAGTGTTACAAAGGTTTTAACACCATTCGACATACCAACACCGTCTCTTGCAGCTGGCATAGCAGCTCTCGAGAATTTGGATTACCACTTAAAAATAATTGAGAAGATTAAGCAGCTTCGAGATTACTTGTATTCGGAGTTGAAGAGCATGGGCTTCAAGGTTTATAGAAGCTATGCAAACTTCCTGCTAATAAGGGATGATAGAAGGCTTGATAGCCATCTAAAAAAGTTTGGCATAGCAATTAAGAGGATTGCACAAGACCTATACAGAGTTAGCATAGGAAACGAAGACTCGGTTAAACTCTTCATAGAGTCGCTGAGGGAGCTTGCATGA
- a CDS encoding 4Fe-4S binding protein, with protein MPGYKVQVDTSKCIGCAQCYAACPNKVFAIINKKSVPVNPDACVGCRACIVKCPTNAITIVPRDIYAHYARFYKST; from the coding sequence TTGCCAGGCTACAAGGTACAGGTAGACACATCAAAATGCATTGGGTGTGCCCAGTGTTATGCGGCATGCCCCAACAAGGTATTTGCAATCATAAACAAAAAATCTGTGCCTGTAAACCCAGATGCCTGTGTTGGATGTAGAGCATGTATAGTTAAATGCCCGACAAACGCCATTACCATTGTTCCTCGTGATATATATGCACATTATGCAAGGTTCTACAAGAGCACATAA
- a CDS encoding DUF362 domain-containing protein, producing the protein MARSKVLFAKAQLDRLDKAASLPYRFMNLLEASTLKNMIQPGYIVAIKIHVGDMDHGGYRTIRPIFVRILVDYVKKLGGIPFITDTWGLKHILVGLENGYNYETLGAIALPVSGIKETDLIKVRVPNPLRVPEIEVGSAVYYADVLINFAHSKGHPSSGYGGAIKNIAMGCTGPNTRSAIHNLEKEDQIGRAFQEGLADAVHGVVLNKPNKVFHINYVLDVQPTCDCAPWSDIPIVPDIGILASEDIVALEKATLDLINNAPVVPGSIGEKAGLKPGDNKFLVIHGKDPYIQVEAAYKKGLGNIEYEIVEV; encoded by the coding sequence ATGGCAAGATCAAAGGTATTGTTTGCCAAGGCACAGCTAGATAGACTTGATAAAGCAGCTTCACTGCCATATAGATTCATGAACTTGCTAGAGGCTAGCACACTAAAAAACATGATTCAACCAGGATACATAGTAGCTATAAAGATTCATGTAGGTGATATGGATCATGGCGGGTATAGAACAATTAGACCGATATTTGTGAGGATATTGGTTGACTATGTTAAAAAGCTTGGTGGAATACCATTCATTACAGATACGTGGGGATTAAAGCATATCTTAGTTGGTCTAGAGAATGGCTACAACTATGAGACTCTAGGAGCAATTGCATTGCCTGTTTCCGGTATAAAGGAAACAGATCTGATAAAGGTTCGTGTACCAAATCCTTTGAGGGTGCCAGAGATAGAGGTTGGCTCAGCTGTTTACTACGCAGATGTGCTGATAAACTTTGCACATTCGAAGGGGCATCCATCATCTGGTTACGGAGGAGCCATAAAGAATATTGCTATGGGGTGCACAGGTCCCAACACAAGATCGGCTATACACAATCTGGAGAAGGAGGATCAGATTGGCAGAGCATTCCAAGAAGGCTTAGCTGATGCAGTTCATGGAGTGGTCTTAAACAAACCGAACAAGGTTTTTCACATTAACTATGTGCTTGATGTCCAGCCAACATGTGATTGTGCACCTTGGTCCGATATCCCGATAGTCCCAGATATAGGGATATTAGCGTCAGAGGATATTGTGGCACTAGAGAAAGCAACACTCGATTTAATAAATAACGCTCCTGTTGTACCAGGATCAATAGGAGAGAAAGCTGGCTTAAAGCCGGGGGACAACAAATTCCTTGTGATACACGGCAAAGATCCGTACATCCAAGTAGAAGCTGCCTATAAAAAAGGCCTTGGAAACATAGAATACGAGATTGTTGAGGTATAG